Proteins encoded by one window of Lycium barbarum isolate Lr01 chromosome 11, ASM1917538v2, whole genome shotgun sequence:
- the LOC132619433 gene encoding uncharacterized protein LOC132619433, whose translation MEVGEVGELSEIFQWKGEVPRGLPDWEEKEKQHLGEELSDVLLYLVRLSDICGIDLGNAALRKLELNAIKHPVSLSKGSSKKHTVLNKTTTTTSTNDSEIDVADDGT comes from the exons ATGGAA GTGGGTGAAGTGGGAGAACTGTCTGAAATATTTCAGTGGAAAGGTGAGGTCCCAAGAGGTCTACCAGATTGGGAAGAGAAAGAGAAGCAGCATTTAGGTGAAGAGCTATCGGATGTATTGCTTTATCTTGTCAGGCTTTCAGATATTTGTGGCATTGATCTTGG caatgctgCACTAAGAAAACTGGAGCTAAATGCCATTAAACACCCTGTTAGCCTTTCCAAAGGTTCATCCAAAAAGCATACTGTTTTGAACAAAACTACAACAACCACCTCCACCAATGACAGTGAAATTGATGTGGCTGATGATGGTACATAA
- the LOC132616714 gene encoding protein SYM1: MGSLSGGNGSIWGMGFFHSEFGRRKRSGKKEGKNSSSNNNASKSSQVDATGGAGYRFPLKQAITASSLALTGDTIAQLRDRWIKNKDTLPNPPHAKDMISALLSEHDWLRSIRMASYGFLLYGPGTFAWYSYLDRCMPKQSVENVLMKVVLNQIVLGPAVIAVIFAWNNLWLGKLSDLPNKYQKDALPTLLFGFRFWIPVSVLNFWAVPLQARVAFMSMASIFWNFWLSATMSK, encoded by the exons ATGGGTTCCTTGAGTGGTGGAAATGGAAGTATATGGGGAATGGGATTTTTCCATtctgaatttggaagaagaaaaagaagtggaaaaaaagaaggtaaaaacagtagtagtaataataatgcaTCAAAATCCTCACAAGTGGATGCAACTGGTGGAGCAGGTTATAGGTTTCCTTTAAAGCAAGCTATAACTGCTAGTTCTCTTGCACTTACTGGTGACACTATAGCTCAGCTTCGTGACCGTTGGATCAAGAACAAAGATACTCTTCCTAATCCACCTCATGCcaag GATATGATTAGTGCTCTCCTATCTGAACATGACTGGCTTAGGTCCATCCGGATGGCTTCGTATGGATTTTTGTTATATGGTCCTGGTACTTTCGCATGGTACTCATATCTTGACAGATGTATGCCCAAGCAAAGTGTGGAGAATGTATTGATGAAG GTTGTATTAAACCAAATTGTTCTAGGTCCTGCTGTAATAGCTGTTATCTTTGCATGGAATAATTTATGGCTGGGGAAACTTTCAGATCTTCCAAACAAGTATCAGAAAGATGCCCTTCCAACTCTATTATTCG GATTTAGGTTCTGGATCCCTGTCAGTGTATTGAACTTTTG GGCGGTTCCTCTTCAAGCTCGTGTCGCTTTCATGTCTATGGCTTCTATATTCTGGAATTTCTGGCTGTCAGCAACTATGAGCAAGTAA
- the LOC132618745 gene encoding ATP-dependent zinc metalloprotease FTSH 2, chloroplastic, whose amino-acid sequence MATSSVCIAGNGLSTHKTQKVSRKEIYGRKILYSPNLPSSSKTSRVVVKASQRPIEGRRGFLKLLLGNVGLGVPALLGNGKAYAADEQQAVSNSRMSYSRFLEYLDKDRVQKVDLFENGTIAIVEAVSPELGNRIQRVRVQLPGLSQELLQKFREKNIDFAAHNAQEDSGSFLFNLIGNLAFPLILIGGLFLLSRRSGGGMGGPGGPGNPLAFGQSKAKFQMEPNTGVTFDDVAGVDEAKQDFMEVVEFLKKPERFTAVGARIPKGVLLVGPPGTGKTLLAKAIAGEAGVPFFSISGSEFVEMFVGVGASRVRDLFKKAKENAPCIVFVDEIDAVGRQRGTGIGGGNDEREQTLNQLLTEMDGFEGNTGIIVVAATNRADILDSALLRPGRFDRQVSVDVPDIKGRTDILKVHAGNKKFDSDVSLEVIAMRTPGFSGADLANLLNEAAILAGRRGKTAIASKEIDDSIDRIVAGMEGTVMTDGKSKSLVAYHEVGHAICGTLTPGHDAVQKVTLIPRGQAKGLTWFIPADDPTLISKQQLFARIVGGLGGRAAEEVIFGEPEVTTGAAGDLQQITGLAKQMVVTFGMSELGPWSLMDSSAQSGDVIMRMMARNSMSEKLAEDIDVAVKKLSDSAYEIALSQIRANREAIDKIVEVLLEKETMTGDEFRAILSEFAEIPAENRVAPAVPTPAAV is encoded by the exons ATGGCTACTTCATCAGTATGCATAGCGGGAAATGGTTTATCTACCCATAAAACACAGAAAGTTTCTAGGAAGGAGATCTACGGCAGGAAAATTTTATACTCCCCAAATCTTCCATCGTCCAGTAAAACATCAAGAGTAGTTGTAAAAGCATCGCAAAGGCCGATTGAAGGAAGAAGAGGCTTTCTCAAATTATTGCTTGGAAATGTTGGGCTTGGAGTGCCTGCTTTGTTAGGTAATGGGAAAGCCTATGCTGCTGATGAGCAGCAAGCTGTTTCTAACTCAAGGATGTCTTATTCTAGATTTTTGGAGTATCTGGACAAGGATAGGGTGCAAAAAGTAGATTTGTTTGAAAACGGAACCATAGCTATTGTTGAGGCAGTATCTCCAGAATTAGGAAACCGGATTCAGAGGGTTCGGGTACAACTACCTGGGCTTAGCCAGGAACTCCTTCAAAAGTTCCGGGAAAAGAACATTGATTTTGCTGCTCACAATGCTCAAGAGGACTCAGGTTCTTTCCTATTCAACTTGATTGGAAATCTAGCATTCCCGCTTATTTTGATTGGTGGTCTTTTCCTGCTGTCAAGGCGGTCTGGAGGAGGAATGGGAGGTCCTGGTGGGCCTGGCAACCCACTAGCATTTGGTCAATCAAAGGCTAAGTTCCAAATGGAGCCAAACACTGGTGTGACATTTGATGATGTTGCTGGTGTAGATGAAGCAAAACAAGATTTTATGGAGGTCGTAGAATTTTTGAAGAAACCTGAAAGGTTTACTGCAGTGGGGGCTCGTATTCCAAAAGGTGTTCTTCTTGTTGGTCCACCTGGTACTGGGAAGACCCTGCTAGCAAAGGCAATTGCTGGTGAAGCGGGTGTTCCGTTTTTCTCAATTTCAGGTTCAGAATTTGTTGAGATGTTTGTTGGTGTTGGAGCCTCTCGGGTCCGTGATCTTTTCAAGAAGGCCAAGGAAAATGCTCCCTGCATTGTATTTGTTGATGAAATTGATGCTGTTGGGCGGCAAAGAGGGACTGGAATTGGAGGAGGGAATGATGAAAGGGAACAGACCCTGAATCAACTATTGACTGAAATGGATGGTTTCGAAGGAAATACTGGTATAAtagttgttgcagcaactaatCGTGCAGATATTCTTGACTCTGCTTTGCTGAGGCCAGGACGGTTTGATAGACAA GTATCTGTTGATGTTCCAGACATCAAGGGAAGAACAGATATCCTAAAGGTTCATGCTGGCAACAAGAAGTTCGATTCGGATGTGTCTCTTGAAGTTATAGCCATGAGGACACCTGGTTTCAGTGGAGCAGATCTTGCTAACCTCTTAAATGAAGCAGCCATTCTTGCAGGTCGGCGTGGAAAGACAGCAATTGCATCCAAAGAGATTGATGACTCAATTGATAGGATAGTGGCTGGAATGGAAGGAACAGTCATGACTGATGGAAAGAGCAAGAGTCTGGTGGCATATCACGAAGTTGGACATGCCATCTGTGG AACTCTCACTCCAGGGCATGATGCTGTTCAAAAGGTCACTCTAATCCCACGTGGTCAGGCAAAAGGTTTGACCTGGTTCATTCCTGCAGATGACCCAACTTTAATATCCAAGCAGCAACTCTTTGCTAGAATTGTCGGTGGACTTGGCGGAAGAGCTGCAGAGGAAGTGATCTTTGGTGAACCTGAAGTGACCACTGGTGCTGCTGGTGATTTGCAGCAGATCACCGGTTTGGCAAAACAG ATGGTTGTAACTTTTGGGATGTCTGAACTTGGCCCATGGTCACTCATGGATTCTTCAGCCCAAAGTGGTGATGTAATCATGAGAATGATGGCGAGGAACTCGATGTCAGAAAAGCTAGCTGAAGACATTGATGTTGCTGTGAAGAAGCTTTCAGACAGCGCATATGAGATAGCATTGAGCCAAATCCGCGCCAACCGTGAAGCAATTGATAAGATTGTGGAAGTCCTCCTTGAAAAGGAGACGATGACTGGAGATGAATTCCGTGCTATTCTCTCAGAGTTTGCTGAAATTCCTGCTGAAAACAGAGTCGCTCCTGCTGTACCTACCCCAGCAGCTGTATAA
- the LOC132616713 gene encoding early nodule-specific protein 2-like encodes MSSNRPYNFTPHENSPGQWHDPNAHGPEHNNWNRWQPAFPRPPPPRESPQNPRRIVHDPRLPVTERPYQVPPGATSYPYPGQPRLRPPHPPVRVLLHNDDIPRHASYPRPSQLPFDSPPPWFMQNQETSRDESKLSPNEQKATLNKLKKEIYNPVQAKVAKKVGLYFRGLNNNMNNTTSEPEKDNDEDGKRCSICLEDFVPKEMVTVTPCSHMFHEDCIVPWVTNHGSCPVCRFAICERMKQATDSSARPTTATNTIPHDMMVERNLISIMRAFDGTFELDQIRSILLPRLTRG; translated from the exons ATGAGCAGCAACAGGCCTTATAATTTTACACCACATGAGAATTCGCCTGGACAGTGGCATGATCCTAATGCACATGGACCTGAGCACAACAACTGGAACAGATGGCAACCCGCTTTccctcgtcctccgcctccccgAGAAAGCCCTCAG AATCCTAGACGTATCGTTCATGATCCAAGGTTGCCTGTAACAGAGAGACCATATCAAGTACCTCCCGGTGCAACCAG TTATCCATATCCAGGCCAACCACGACTTAGGCCACCACATCCTCCCGTTCGAGTTCTACTGCATAACGATGATATACCAAGACATGCATCATATCCAAGGCCAAGCCAACTTCCATTTGATTCTCCTCCCCCATGGTTTATGCAGAACCAGGAAACGTCGAGGGATGAATCCAAATTGAGCCCAAATGAGCAAAAGGCTACCTTGAACAAGCTCAAGAAAGAAATCTACAATCCTGTACAAGCAAAAGTTGCAAAAAAAGTAGGCCTTTATTTTAGAGGCTTGAATAATAACATGAACAATACTACTAGCGAACCGGAAAAAGACAATGATGAAGATGGTAAAAGATGTTCCATATGTTTGGAAGATTTTGTGCCTAAAGAAATGGTGACAGTAACTCCATGCAGTCACATGTTTCATGAAGACTGCATCGTTCCTTGGGTAACGAACCATGGCTCATGCCCTGTTTGTCGATTTGCAATATGTGAACGAATGAAACAGGCAACGGACTCATCGGCCAGGCCTACTACTGCAACAAATACAATACCACATGATATGATGGTGGAACGGAACCTGATTTCCATTATGAGAGCATTTGATGGAACTTTTGAATTGGATCAAATTAGATCCATTCTCTTACCAAGATTAACCAGAGGCTAA